In one window of Neisseria subflava DNA:
- a CDS encoding anaerobic C4-dicarboxylate transporter family protein, protein MFFIQFAIVLLCILIGAQVGGIGLGVLGGIGLAVLSFGFHLQPTSPPIDVMLMIMAVVSAAAAMQASGGLDYMIKIATRVLHRNPKYITFIAPAVTYTFTVLAGTGHVAYSVLPVIAEVSRRNGIRPSRPLTMAVIASQFAIVASPIAAAVVACVTMLEPQHITMADVLKVTVPSTILGIGLACVFVNKLGKELKDDPHYQALLKDPNYVKEYIDVEEQQTDVAISPKAKLSVGIFLTAALLVVVMGALPELRPAFEHDGAVKPMGMAHTIEIVMLSASALIILACKPNGDAITRGSVFHAGMRAVIAVFGVAWLGDTLMSGHLTEVESTVSHLVESAPWTFAFALFVLSVLVNSQGATVATLFPIAIKLGIPAPIIIGTFVAVNGYFFIPNYGPIIAAIDFDTTGSTKIGKFIFNHSFMIPGLLSMAFSLAIGLLLVQLYY, encoded by the coding sequence ATGTTTTTTATCCAGTTTGCCATTGTGCTGCTGTGTATCCTGATTGGTGCGCAGGTTGGTGGGATTGGTTTGGGCGTGCTCGGCGGTATCGGCTTGGCCGTATTGTCTTTTGGTTTCCATCTGCAGCCGACTAGCCCGCCGATTGATGTGATGCTGATGATTATGGCGGTAGTGTCTGCCGCGGCGGCTATGCAGGCCAGCGGCGGTTTGGACTATATGATTAAGATTGCCACGCGCGTGTTGCACCGCAATCCGAAATACATCACCTTTATCGCGCCGGCGGTAACTTACACTTTTACCGTGTTGGCAGGTACGGGCCATGTGGCTTACTCGGTCTTGCCCGTGATTGCCGAAGTCAGCCGTCGCAATGGCATCCGTCCCTCCCGTCCGCTGACGATGGCGGTTATCGCTTCCCAATTTGCGATTGTCGCCAGCCCGATTGCCGCCGCGGTTGTTGCCTGCGTCACCATGCTTGAGCCGCAGCACATCACGATGGCGGACGTGTTGAAAGTTACCGTTCCGTCCACGATTTTGGGTATCGGTTTGGCTTGCGTGTTCGTAAACAAATTGGGCAAAGAATTGAAAGACGATCCGCATTATCAGGCTTTGCTGAAAGATCCGAACTATGTGAAAGAATACATCGATGTGGAGGAGCAACAAACCGATGTCGCCATTTCGCCGAAAGCCAAATTGTCGGTCGGTATTTTCTTGACTGCGGCATTGCTGGTGGTAGTAATGGGGGCGTTGCCTGAGCTGCGTCCGGCTTTTGAACACGATGGCGCGGTCAAGCCTATGGGCATGGCGCATACGATTGAAATCGTGATGTTGTCTGCTTCTGCGCTGATTATTTTGGCGTGTAAACCCAATGGCGATGCGATTACCCGAGGTTCGGTATTCCATGCCGGTATGCGTGCCGTGATTGCAGTATTTGGCGTGGCTTGGTTGGGCGATACCTTGATGAGCGGCCACTTAACAGAAGTAGAGTCGACCGTCAGCCATTTGGTTGAATCTGCACCGTGGACCTTTGCCTTTGCCCTGTTTGTCTTGTCGGTATTGGTTAATAGTCAAGGCGCGACAGTGGCGACGCTGTTCCCAATCGCCATCAAACTGGGGATTCCAGCGCCCATCATTATCGGCACATTCGTTGCGGTAAACGGCTATTTCTTTATACCAAACTATGGTCCGATTATTGCCGCTATCGACTTCGATACAACCGGCTCGACCAAAATCGGCAAATTCATTTTCAACCACAGCTTCATGATTCCGGGCCTGTTGAGCATGGCATTCAGCTTGGCCATCGGTTTGTTGTTGGTTCAACTGTATTATTGA
- a CDS encoding glycosyltransferase family 2 protein has translation MMHTIPATAAMLVKNSERYLSEVLSALKDFDEVLLLDNGSTDRTFEIAKGFPNVSYYKHDFIGFGPMKNLAARLAQNDWIFSIDSDEVADEALIESIRAAVLENEKEYIFSLSRLNHYHGRLIKGCGWYPDIIPRLYHRRFTRFSDRQVHESLVLPQEAKVRQLDGRLKHYSFENAEGLIQKMQQYSSLYAEENRFKKDSSPFKALLHGGVSFVKNYLLKRGFAYGADGLTISVSNAQGSYYKYVKLYERNRTITVSLIITTYNRPDALELVLKSALSQTRLPDEIIVADDGSRQETAEVVDFIRRRTSIPVKHSWQPDRGFRAAESRNRALAQAKSDYIVLIDGDMVLDPSFIADHLKIARKGRLIQGSRVILTEDKTQDILDEGDLPALSMFSSGIEKRLSALRCRCLAKLAGRKGNRKHKGIKTCNMGFFRSDALAVNGFDNSFVGWGREDSEFVARCYHNGMKRYNLKFAGIAYHLWHNEAERDSLPQNDALLEATLSERKIRCVHGVSDFIKDEEVAGK, from the coding sequence ATGATGCACACAATTCCGGCAACCGCCGCCATGTTGGTAAAAAATTCAGAACGTTATCTTTCAGAAGTTTTGAGTGCGCTGAAAGACTTTGACGAAGTCCTGCTGTTGGACAACGGCTCGACCGACCGTACTTTTGAAATTGCCAAGGGCTTTCCCAATGTCAGCTATTACAAGCATGACTTTATCGGGTTTGGCCCGATGAAAAATCTGGCAGCCAGACTGGCGCAAAACGATTGGATTTTCAGCATAGATAGCGATGAAGTGGCGGATGAGGCTTTAATAGAATCCATTCGTGCGGCCGTTTTAGAAAATGAGAAGGAATATATTTTTTCGCTTTCCCGTCTGAACCATTACCACGGCAGACTGATTAAAGGCTGCGGCTGGTATCCGGATATTATTCCGCGCCTTTACCATCGCAGATTTACCCGTTTTTCCGACCGTCAGGTGCATGAGTCTTTGGTGTTGCCGCAGGAAGCCAAGGTTAGACAACTCGATGGCCGTCTGAAACATTATTCTTTTGAAAACGCCGAAGGGCTGATTCAGAAAATGCAGCAGTACAGTTCGCTGTATGCGGAAGAAAACCGCTTCAAGAAAGACAGTTCGCCATTTAAGGCTTTGCTGCATGGCGGCGTATCGTTTGTGAAGAATTATCTGCTTAAACGCGGTTTTGCCTATGGGGCGGACGGCCTGACGATTTCAGTGTCCAATGCGCAAGGTTCGTATTACAAATATGTCAAACTCTACGAGCGCAACCGCACGATAACCGTCTCCCTCATCATCACCACTTACAACCGCCCCGATGCTTTGGAGCTGGTGTTGAAATCGGCTTTATCGCAAACCCGTCTGCCGGATGAGATTATTGTTGCGGATGACGGCTCAAGGCAGGAAACCGCCGAAGTGGTTGATTTTATCCGTCGTAGGACAAGCATTCCGGTCAAACATTCATGGCAGCCGGATAGGGGCTTTCGTGCCGCCGAATCGCGCAACCGTGCGTTGGCACAGGCGAAAAGCGATTATATTGTGTTGATTGACGGCGATATGGTTTTGGATCCGTCTTTTATCGCCGATCATTTGAAGATTGCCCGCAAAGGCCGTCTGATACAGGGTTCCCGCGTGATTTTGACTGAGGATAAAACGCAGGATATTTTAGACGAAGGCGATTTGCCTGCTTTGTCCATGTTCAGCTCGGGGATAGAAAAACGGCTTTCCGCCTTGCGCTGCCGTTGTTTAGCCAAATTGGCAGGCCGAAAAGGTAACCGCAAACACAAAGGCATCAAAACTTGCAATATGGGCTTTTTCCGCAGCGATGCGCTTGCCGTCAACGGGTTTGACAATAGCTTTGTCGGTTGGGGCAGGGAAGACAGCGAATTTGTCGCCCGTTGCTATCATAATGGGATGAAACGCTATAATTTGAAATTTGCCGGCATTGCGTACCACCTTTGGCACAATGAGGCGGAACGCGATTCCTTGCCGCAAAATGATGCTTTGTTGGAGGCAACTTTGTCGGAACGCAAAATCCGCTGTGTTCATGGCGTATCGGATTTTATAAAAGATGAAGAAGTAGCCGGAAAATAG
- the guaB gene encoding IMP dehydrogenase — protein sequence MRIVEKAYTFDDVLLVPAHSNVLPRDVKLQTKLTRDITLNLPLLSAAMDTVTEARLAISMAQEGGIGIIHKNMTPELQARAVSKVKRHESGVVKDPVTVAPNALIREVLEMRAQRKRKMSGLPVVENGKVVGIVTNRDLRFENRVDLPVSAIMTPRDRLVTVPEGTSIDEAREIMHAHKVERVLVLNDQDELKGLITVKDILKTTEFPNANKDAEGRLRVGAAVGTGGDTEERVKALVEAGVDVIVVDTAHGHSQGVIDRVRWVKETYPHIQVIGGNIATAKAALDLVAAGADAVKVGIGPGSICTTRIVAGVGVPQLTAIHNVSEALKGTGVPLIADGGIRFSGDIAKALAAGAYSVMLGGMFAGTEEAPGEIELYQGRSYKSYRGMGSLGAMSQGSADRYFQDKTDSTDKYVPEGIEGRVPYKGPIVNIIHQLTGGLRSSMGYLGCANIAEMHEKAEFVEITSAGMSESHVHDVQITKEAPNYHR from the coding sequence ATGCGTATTGTAGAAAAAGCCTATACTTTCGACGACGTTTTGTTGGTTCCAGCGCACTCAAACGTGCTGCCTCGAGATGTCAAACTTCAAACCAAACTCACCCGCGATATCACGCTCAACCTCCCTCTACTTTCTGCTGCAATGGATACCGTTACCGAAGCGCGTCTGGCCATTTCTATGGCTCAAGAAGGCGGCATCGGCATTATCCATAAAAACATGACGCCGGAGTTGCAAGCGCGTGCCGTTTCCAAAGTGAAGCGCCATGAGAGCGGCGTGGTGAAAGACCCCGTTACCGTTGCGCCGAACGCATTGATCCGCGAAGTCTTGGAAATGCGCGCACAACGCAAACGCAAAATGTCCGGTCTGCCTGTTGTTGAAAATGGCAAAGTGGTCGGTATCGTGACCAACCGCGACCTGCGTTTTGAAAACCGTGTCGATCTGCCGGTTTCTGCCATCATGACTCCCCGCGACCGTTTGGTTACCGTTCCTGAAGGTACCAGCATCGACGAAGCCCGCGAAATCATGCATGCGCACAAAGTTGAGCGCGTTTTGGTATTGAACGACCAAGATGAACTCAAAGGTCTGATTACAGTTAAAGATATTCTGAAAACAACCGAATTCCCTAATGCCAACAAAGATGCCGAAGGCCGCCTGCGCGTCGGTGCCGCGGTAGGTACCGGCGGCGATACCGAAGAGCGCGTCAAAGCATTGGTAGAAGCAGGCGTGGACGTGATTGTGGTCGATACTGCCCACGGCCATAGCCAAGGCGTTATCGATCGTGTGCGCTGGGTCAAAGAAACCTACCCACACATCCAAGTCATCGGCGGCAACATCGCGACTGCTAAAGCCGCTTTGGATTTGGTGGCTGCAGGTGCAGATGCCGTTAAAGTCGGTATCGGCCCGGGCTCAATTTGTACGACCCGTATCGTAGCAGGCGTGGGCGTGCCTCAGCTGACTGCGATTCACAATGTTTCCGAAGCCCTGAAAGGTACAGGCGTTCCCCTGATTGCCGACGGCGGTATCCGCTTCTCCGGCGATATTGCCAAAGCTCTGGCAGCAGGTGCATACAGCGTCATGCTCGGCGGTATGTTTGCCGGTACGGAAGAAGCACCGGGCGAAATCGAACTCTACCAAGGCCGCTCTTACAAGTCTTACCGTGGCATGGGTTCGTTGGGTGCGATGAGCCAAGGTTCTGCCGACCGCTACTTCCAAGACAAAACCGACAGCACAGACAAATATGTTCCTGAAGGCATCGAAGGCCGCGTTCCTTACAAAGGCCCGATTGTGAACATCATCCACCAGCTGACCGGCGGTCTGCGCTCCAGCATGGGTTACTTGGGTTGCGCCAATATTGCTGAAATGCACGAGAAAGCAGAATTTGTGGAAATCACTTCTGCCGGTATGAGCGAATCTCACGTTCACGACGTACAAATCACTAAAGAAGCGCCTAACTACCATCGTTAA
- the rpe gene encoding ribulose-phosphate 3-epimerase: protein MADYRIAPSILSADFARLGEEVAEVIRAGADLIHFDVMDNHYVPNLTFGPMVCAALKPYATVPVDVHLMVEPVDDLIHAFAKAGANIITFHPEASRHVDRSLGLIKEYGCQAGLVLNPATPVNILENVLDKLDMVLLMSVNPGFGGQSFIPNTLVKIRKVREMLDEYERQSGRHIALEVDGGVKTDNIAEIAAAGADTFVAGSAIFGKPDYKAVIDEMHQQLAQVG from the coding sequence ATGGCCGACTACCGTATTGCACCCAGTATTTTGTCTGCCGATTTTGCCCGTTTGGGCGAAGAGGTTGCCGAAGTGATCCGCGCCGGTGCGGATTTGATTCATTTTGACGTGATGGACAATCATTATGTGCCGAATCTGACTTTCGGCCCTATGGTTTGCGCGGCTTTGAAACCGTATGCAACCGTGCCGGTCGATGTGCATTTGATGGTTGAGCCGGTGGACGATTTGATTCATGCGTTTGCCAAAGCCGGTGCCAATATCATTACCTTTCATCCTGAAGCCAGCCGCCATGTCGACCGCAGCTTGGGTTTGATTAAAGAATACGGCTGTCAGGCAGGCTTGGTATTGAATCCTGCTACGCCGGTCAATATTCTGGAAAACGTTTTGGACAAACTGGATATGGTGTTGCTGATGTCGGTCAACCCGGGCTTTGGCGGACAAAGCTTTATCCCGAATACGCTGGTGAAAATCCGCAAAGTGCGTGAGATGTTGGACGAGTATGAACGGCAAAGCGGCCGCCATATCGCATTGGAAGTCGATGGCGGCGTGAAAACAGACAATATTGCTGAAATTGCGGCTGCAGGTGCGGATACGTTTGTGGCTGGCTCGGCGATTTTTGGCAAACCGGATTACAAAGCCGTTATCGATGAAATGCATCAACAGTTGGCGCAAGTCGGATAA
- a CDS encoding riboflavin synthase subunit alpha — MFTGIVQGMGKITDIAQPSPDFRTHTVELPPEIADNLQTGASVANNGCCLTITRIDGNKVSFDLMDETLRKTNLGSLKVGDSVNLERAARFGDEIGGHVMSGHVMAVTRISRIESSEFNRTVWFELPENLKPYILTKGFVGLDGCSLTIGEVSDREFCVHLIPETLERTLFGSRKEGDLINIEIDPQTQAVVDTVMRVLAQKAV; from the coding sequence ATGTTTACAGGCATCGTACAAGGCATGGGCAAAATTACAGACATCGCCCAACCTTCGCCCGACTTTCGTACCCACACTGTCGAGCTGCCCCCCGAAATCGCCGACAATCTGCAAACCGGCGCCTCTGTCGCCAACAATGGCTGCTGCCTGACCATTACCCGAATCGACGGCAACAAAGTCAGCTTTGATTTGATGGACGAAACCTTACGCAAAACTAATCTCGGCAGCTTGAAAGTCGGCGACAGTGTCAATTTGGAACGCGCGGCGCGGTTTGGCGATGAAATCGGCGGCCATGTGATGAGCGGCCATGTGATGGCGGTTACCCGAATTTCCCGTATCGAATCCAGCGAGTTCAATCGCACAGTTTGGTTTGAGCTGCCGGAAAATCTCAAGCCTTATATCCTGACCAAAGGCTTTGTCGGTTTGGACGGTTGCAGCCTGACCATAGGCGAAGTCAGCGACAGGGAATTTTGCGTACACCTGATTCCGGAGACTTTGGAGCGTACCCTGTTTGGCAGCCGCAAAGAAGGCGACCTCATCAATATTGAAATCGATCCGCAAACCCAAGCCGTTGTCGATACCGTGATGCGAGTATTGGCGCAAAAGGCCGTCTGA
- a CDS encoding class 1 fructose-bisphosphatase, whose protein sequence is MNTLNQFLAQHLPEHKLPQELASVLESVATACLDINAKVRLGALSGVLGMAGTGNIQGEDQKKLDVIANNIMIDVLKANANIAGLASEEEDTYVATHENGGYLVLFDPLDGSSNIDVNISVGTIFSILAKPEGALTTESFLQKGRDQVAAGYVLYGPQTQLVLTVGHGVFVFTLDDANQFLLTKENPRVPKSTKEFAINMSNQRHWFAPVQQYIDELLAGETGVRGKNYNMRWVASMVAEIHRILMRGGVFMYPQDKRDPSKPGKLRLMYEANPMSLLMEQADGASNNAIEAMLDIQPTGLHQRVAVFMGSREEVEYVYNLHQK, encoded by the coding sequence ATGAATACACTGAACCAATTCTTAGCCCAACACCTGCCCGAACACAAACTGCCGCAAGAGCTGGCCAGCGTATTGGAATCCGTGGCTACCGCCTGTTTGGACATCAACGCCAAAGTCCGCCTCGGCGCGCTTTCCGGCGTTTTGGGCATGGCAGGTACCGGCAACATCCAAGGCGAAGACCAAAAGAAACTTGACGTCATCGCCAACAACATCATGATTGATGTTTTAAAAGCCAATGCTAACATCGCAGGCCTTGCCAGCGAAGAAGAAGACACCTATGTCGCCACACACGAAAACGGCGGCTATTTGGTATTGTTTGATCCGCTGGATGGCTCTTCCAATATCGACGTCAACATCTCCGTTGGCACCATCTTCTCCATTTTGGCGAAACCTGAAGGCGCATTGACTACCGAATCTTTCCTGCAAAAAGGCCGAGACCAAGTAGCCGCAGGTTATGTTTTATACGGTCCGCAAACCCAACTGGTACTGACTGTCGGTCACGGCGTATTTGTCTTCACTTTGGACGATGCCAACCAATTCCTGCTGACCAAAGAAAATCCGCGCGTTCCCAAATCCACTAAAGAATTCGCCATCAATATGTCCAACCAAAGACATTGGTTTGCCCCTGTTCAACAATACATTGACGAATTGCTGGCAGGCGAAACCGGCGTACGCGGCAAAAACTACAATATGCGCTGGGTAGCCAGCATGGTTGCCGAAATTCACCGCATCCTGATGCGCGGCGGCGTATTCATGTATCCACAAGACAAACGCGACCCCTCCAAACCGGGAAAACTGCGCCTGATGTACGAAGCCAACCCGATGAGCCTGCTTATGGAACAGGCAGACGGCGCATCAAACAACGCCATCGAAGCCATGCTCGACATCCAACCTACCGGCCTGCACCAACGTGTTGCCGTATTCATGGGCAGCCGCGAAGAAGTGGAATACGTTTATAATCTGCATCAAAAATAA
- the waaF gene encoding lipopolysaccharide heptosyltransferase II — MSKKILIITPSWIGDCVMTQPLYRRLHELHPGCIIDAFAPKWSMAVFERMPEINRVIENPFGHGALELKKRWRIGRELGKEGYDQVIVLPGSLKSAIIALATGIKQRTGYVGESRYFLLNDIRKLDKAALPLMVDRYTALAHPTQADFNGHSDNPCFTIDPESRQAALAKHGLTADKPILAFCPGAEYGPAKRWPARHFAELGRQYLAEGWQVWLFGSQKDFDIADEINRLSDGLCTNLCGKTNLQEAIDLLSCADTVVCNDSGLMHLAAALDRKLVAVYGSSSPDHTPPLSLKAKIVSLNLDCSPCFKRECPLGHTDCLNKLTPDRVQKAAEELARSA, encoded by the coding sequence ATGTCCAAAAAAATCCTGATTATTACCCCAAGCTGGATTGGTGACTGCGTCATGACCCAACCGCTTTATCGCCGTTTGCATGAGCTGCATCCCGGCTGCATCATTGATGCGTTTGCACCTAAATGGTCGATGGCCGTATTTGAGCGTATGCCTGAAATCAACCGTGTAATAGAAAATCCGTTTGGACATGGTGCGTTGGAATTGAAAAAACGCTGGCGTATCGGGCGTGAATTGGGAAAAGAAGGCTATGATCAAGTGATTGTTTTGCCCGGTTCGCTCAAGTCCGCCATCATTGCCTTGGCTACGGGTATTAAGCAGCGTACGGGCTACGTCGGCGAGTCGCGCTATTTTTTGCTGAACGATATCCGCAAGTTGGATAAGGCCGCATTGCCTCTGATGGTCGACCGCTATACTGCGCTGGCGCATCCGACCCAAGCGGATTTTAACGGGCATTCTGATAATCCCTGTTTCACGATTGATCCCGAAAGCCGTCAAGCCGCTTTGGCAAAACATGGTTTGACGGCGGATAAACCGATTTTGGCATTTTGTCCCGGTGCGGAATATGGTCCGGCCAAGCGTTGGCCTGCGCGTCATTTTGCCGAACTCGGCCGCCAATATTTAGCCGAGGGTTGGCAGGTTTGGCTGTTTGGTTCGCAAAAAGATTTCGATATTGCAGATGAAATCAACCGACTTTCAGACGGCCTGTGTACCAATCTTTGCGGCAAAACCAATCTTCAGGAGGCGATTGATTTGTTGTCTTGCGCCGATACGGTTGTGTGTAACGATAGCGGTCTGATGCACCTTGCGGCCGCGCTTGATCGGAAATTGGTTGCAGTTTACGGCTCATCCAGCCCTGACCATACACCGCCTCTAAGCCTAAAGGCAAAAATTGTCAGCTTAAATTTGGATTGCTCTCCTTGTTTCAAACGCGAATGTCCGTTGGGGCATACGGATTGTTTGAACAAACTGACGCCGGATAGGGTGCAAAAAGCGGCGGAAGAGCTGGCTCGTTCGGCGTAA
- a CDS encoding DUF4124 domain-containing protein — translation MKSSVLKTCLTAALLSSAALTGAAEVYTWKGASGNSYSDTPNRLQPKRSGVVNIRTHNVKPAVAPAVAASEPVAEQPNEQVAEQNKQIEERNKKIEEQNRQNKLENCKIAKINRQVAESARLANRDSLIKQYQNDVNKYCN, via the coding sequence ATGAAATCTTCCGTACTCAAAACCTGTCTGACAGCAGCCCTTCTCTCTTCCGCCGCCCTGACCGGCGCGGCCGAGGTTTACACTTGGAAAGGCGCGTCGGGCAACAGCTATTCCGATACGCCAAACCGCCTGCAACCGAAGCGTTCCGGCGTGGTCAACATCCGCACGCACAACGTCAAACCTGCCGTTGCGCCTGCTGTTGCGGCATCTGAGCCGGTTGCCGAGCAGCCTAACGAACAGGTTGCGGAACAAAACAAACAAATTGAAGAGCGCAATAAAAAAATCGAAGAACAAAACCGCCAAAACAAGCTGGAAAACTGCAAAATCGCCAAAATCAACCGCCAAGTCGCCGAAAGCGCTCGCTTGGCCAATCGCGACAGTTTGATTAAGCAATATCAAAACGACGTCAATAAATACTGCAATTAA
- a CDS encoding Spy/CpxP family protein refolding chaperone translates to MSVALSRYPTFIFLALALLCSSLPAHAGPFLATLDDFHPNCDIRQLNLSADQHAALRRLRTDFKQINDKAYRKTVRSDRNRRQTIIKILSGDSFDSNAARDYVENRYLSSMDYAVDEMEIQYRFYHLLNPRQRQQWLSSCLR, encoded by the coding sequence GTGTCTGTTGCACTTTCCCGCTATCCGACTTTTATTTTCTTAGCACTCGCCCTACTCTGTTCCAGTCTGCCTGCACATGCCGGTCCGTTTCTGGCCACTTTGGACGACTTCCACCCGAATTGCGACATTCGACAGCTCAATTTATCCGCCGACCAACACGCCGCCCTGCGCCGCCTGCGTACCGACTTCAAACAAATCAACGATAAAGCCTACCGTAAAACCGTACGCTCCGACCGCAACCGCCGTCAAACCATCATCAAAATCCTCTCCGGCGACTCATTCGACTCAAACGCCGCCCGCGATTATGTTGAAAACCGCTACCTCTCCAGCATGGACTATGCGGTGGACGAAATGGAAATCCAATACCGCTTCTATCATCTGCTCAATCCGCGCCAACGCCAGCAATGGTTGTCTTCATGCTTGCGCTGA
- a CDS encoding ATP-binding protein — protein MKLSNFLKKANSVLNRLDLILPDEAGKTDWRALAFRWHSVGKKGILESLPRPHTFPLSRLAAVGSQTDRLKRNTEQFLAGRPANNVLMTGARGTGKSSLVKALLHEYAERGLRLIEVDKSDLISLPALLTLLSERPEKFIVFCDDLSFETGDETYKALKTALDGGLSQRCTNVLVYATSNRRHLIPEYMDENGGTTGTRGEIHQKEAVEEKISLSDRFGLWLSFYPFDQNDYLTAVANWLDDFNVPFDDTARQAALQWAQMRGSRSGRSAWQFACDWAGRLPEERVLD, from the coding sequence ATGAAATTATCCAATTTTTTGAAAAAAGCCAATTCCGTTTTAAACCGTCTGGATTTAATCCTGCCTGACGAAGCCGGTAAAACCGACTGGCGCGCTTTGGCCTTCCGTTGGCACAGCGTGGGAAAAAAAGGCATTTTGGAAAGCCTGCCGCGTCCGCATACGTTTCCTTTGAGCAGATTGGCGGCAGTCGGTTCGCAAACCGACAGGCTGAAACGCAATACCGAGCAATTTTTGGCAGGCCGTCCGGCAAATAATGTCTTGATGACCGGCGCGCGCGGTACGGGTAAATCCTCCTTGGTTAAAGCGTTGTTGCACGAATACGCCGAGCGCGGCTTGCGACTGATTGAAGTGGACAAAAGCGATTTGATCAGCTTGCCGGCTTTGTTGACGCTGTTGTCTGAGCGCCCCGAGAAATTTATCGTTTTCTGCGATGATTTGTCGTTTGAAACCGGTGATGAAACCTATAAAGCCTTGAAAACGGCTTTAGACGGCGGCCTGTCGCAACGTTGCACCAATGTTTTGGTTTATGCCACTTCCAACCGCCGTCATTTAATTCCCGAATACATGGATGAAAATGGCGGTACTACGGGCACTCGCGGCGAAATCCATCAGAAAGAGGCTGTCGAGGAGAAAATCTCCCTTTCCGACCGCTTCGGCTTATGGCTGAGTTTTTATCCTTTCGATCAAAACGATTATTTGACCGCCGTAGCCAACTGGTTGGACGATTTCAATGTGCCTTTTGACGATACGGCGCGCCAAGCCGCGTTGCAATGGGCGCAAATGCGCGGCAGTCGTTCAGGCCGCTCGGCATGGCAGTTTGCCTGCGACTGGGCAGGACGGTTACCGGAAGAAAGAGTGCTGGATTAA
- a CDS encoding 23S rRNA (adenine(2030)-N(6))-methyltransferase RlmJ yields MLSYRHAFHAGNHADMLKHFTLFLVLEYFNRKDKPYWYIDTHSGAGLYDLSGDEAQKVGEYKQGIALLEQADKLPAELAEFVGRLKQILLQDNLYCGSPWLAQALTRDSDKMRLFELHPTDFVHLQNNMREVRPARKAQVSQADGYQGLISLLPPPPRRAAVLIDPPYEEKQDYRRVVQVLKDALKRFETGCYMVWYPCLSREESRKLPDELKKIAPDNYLHAELHVHTPRSDGFGMHGSGMFIINPPYMLAEQLQNNLPELAKILAQDAGAHYILESKTK; encoded by the coding sequence ATGCTCAGCTACCGCCACGCCTTCCATGCCGGCAACCATGCCGATATGCTCAAGCACTTTACCCTCTTCCTCGTCCTCGAATATTTCAACCGTAAAGACAAGCCCTATTGGTATATCGATACGCACAGTGGTGCCGGTTTGTATGATTTGAGCGGCGATGAAGCGCAAAAAGTCGGCGAATACAAACAAGGCATTGCGCTCTTGGAACAAGCTGACAAGCTGCCTGCCGAATTGGCCGAATTTGTAGGCCGTCTGAAACAAATACTGCTGCAAGACAACCTTTACTGCGGCTCGCCTTGGCTGGCACAGGCGCTCACGCGCGACAGCGACAAAATGCGCCTCTTTGAGCTGCACCCTACCGATTTTGTCCATTTGCAAAACAATATGCGCGAAGTCCGTCCCGCGCGTAAAGCACAGGTCAGTCAAGCGGACGGTTATCAAGGTTTGATTTCACTCTTGCCTCCTCCGCCCCGCCGCGCCGCAGTCTTGATTGATCCGCCCTACGAAGAAAAACAAGACTACCGCCGCGTCGTCCAAGTTTTGAAAGATGCTTTGAAACGCTTTGAAACCGGCTGCTACATGGTTTGGTATCCCTGCCTGAGCCGCGAAGAAAGCCGAAAACTGCCGGACGAACTCAAAAAAATCGCTCCCGATAATTATCTGCACGCCGAGCTTCATGTCCATACGCCGCGCAGTGACGGCTTCGGTATGCACGGCAGCGGTATGTTCATCATCAACCCGCCCTATATGCTTGCCGAACAGCTGCAAAACAATCTGCCCGAACTTGCCAAAATTTTAGCGCAAGATGCCGGCGCGCATTATATATTGGAAAGCAAAACGAAATAA